A stretch of the Corynebacterium maris DSM 45190 genome encodes the following:
- a CDS encoding L,D-transpeptidase has product MTADNSPSRPRRGFRPWVAGVVSTVAVAGLAIGATVGFSGESGVPAESSAPSSDLALETAPDPVPEPAPEPVPEVIEPAPFDYGECPPVARACVDLDGERAWLQENGEVTYGAVPIGQGGPGYETPRSEFHVTRKVKDEVSYIYDMEPMPYAVYFTNSGHAFHEGDPNGDSHGCVRLPPGDAEVFFDSLDVYDLVHIY; this is encoded by the coding sequence GTGACTGCAGACAATTCCCCTTCCCGCCCGCGCCGAGGTTTCCGCCCCTGGGTGGCAGGCGTCGTGTCCACTGTCGCGGTGGCGGGCCTGGCCATCGGCGCCACCGTCGGATTCAGCGGAGAATCCGGCGTCCCCGCAGAATCTTCGGCGCCCTCGTCCGATCTCGCCCTAGAAACCGCGCCCGACCCTGTTCCTGAGCCGGCCCCCGAGCCGGTTCCTGAAGTCATCGAACCGGCGCCCTTCGACTATGGGGAGTGCCCGCCCGTCGCCCGCGCCTGCGTCGACCTCGACGGTGAGCGCGCCTGGTTGCAGGAAAACGGCGAGGTCACTTATGGCGCCGTGCCGATCGGCCAGGGCGGCCCGGGTTATGAGACCCCGCGGTCCGAGTTCCACGTGACCAGGAAGGTCAAGGACGAGGTTTCTTACATCTACGACATGGAGCCCATGCCTTACGCGGTGTACTTCACCAATTCCGGCCACGCCTTCCATGAAGGGGACCCGAACGGAGACTCCCACGGCTGTGTCCGGCTTCCACCCGGGGACGCGGAGGTCTTCTTCGATTCACTGGACGTCTATGATCTGGTGCACATCTACTGA
- a CDS encoding MBL fold metallo-hydrolase, translated as MTVDITPLIAPWGRFSLYTFFIDAEQPAVIDTGIAGTPVDGIAPELEKLGRRVQDVQWILLTHGHIDHLGGAHALWEMTGRTAKVVIHEADLKYLQARRAHVDNYLALRADYIDDPEAEARQTEMAERAISGEMAADVVVSGGETLDLGGGVTVSVVHTPGHSMGSVAYVVDGQNDVFVGDAVQVHGAANGFPGYEDPDAYRASLETILELAPDNMYMGHPYRTSQGTPYPVILEKETAEKAIRESLEIEERIRTVAQQAFEQGIADTDSHYSPFEAIAEALGYEGDPTLEPSPFFTTLDGYRRLHGRA; from the coding sequence ATGACCGTCGACATCACCCCGCTCATCGCCCCCTGGGGACGCTTCAGTCTCTACACCTTCTTCATCGACGCCGAACAACCGGCGGTCATCGACACCGGCATCGCCGGCACCCCCGTAGACGGCATCGCCCCCGAACTGGAGAAATTGGGCAGGCGCGTGCAGGACGTCCAGTGGATCCTGCTCACCCACGGACACATCGACCACCTCGGCGGCGCGCACGCTCTCTGGGAGATGACCGGACGCACGGCCAAGGTCGTCATCCATGAAGCCGACCTGAAGTACCTGCAGGCGCGCCGGGCGCACGTGGACAACTATCTGGCGCTGCGCGCCGACTACATTGACGACCCAGAGGCCGAGGCCCGGCAGACCGAGATGGCTGAGCGGGCGATCTCCGGGGAAATGGCCGCAGACGTGGTGGTCTCCGGAGGTGAGACCCTTGACCTGGGCGGTGGCGTCACCGTCAGCGTCGTCCACACGCCGGGACATTCCATGGGCTCGGTCGCCTACGTCGTCGACGGGCAAAACGACGTCTTCGTCGGTGACGCCGTCCAAGTCCACGGCGCCGCCAACGGCTTCCCCGGCTACGAGGACCCGGACGCCTACCGGGCGTCCCTGGAGACGATTCTCGAGCTCGCCCCCGACAACATGTACATGGGACACCCTTACCGCACCAGCCAGGGGACGCCGTACCCGGTGATCCTGGAGAAGGAGACCGCGGAGAAGGCGATCCGGGAATCCCTCGAGATCGAAGAGCGCATCCGCACTGTCGCGCAGCAGGCCTTCGAACAGGGAATCGCAGACACCGACTCGCATTACTCGCCGTTTGAAGCCATCGCCGAAGCACTGGGGTACGAGGGAGACCCGACGCTGGAACCGTCGCCTTTCTTCACGACGCTCGACGGGTACCGGCGCCTGCACGGCCGCGCATAA
- a CDS encoding MFS transporter, with protein sequence MSTRSTITPPTDSRKSGSTGFWTYENKLVTVFFFAVGLVFFDRLIINFLMPFIQEDLGLTNAQVGQLAGAAALTWSIASIVGGRISDRVKSKRFYLVALLVAFSVVSFTQGFVGTFVHLIILRLMMGLFEGPTIPVTQSVLAMESSPHRRGFNLGFTMNTANGLFGGVLAPIVIVALANIFDWRTAFFFTIVPGLLMAFVIWKVMREPRATTVEAAEYGAPDHEGGLREVLRNRNVWLSIVMFSGFMVYLISLQVFGPLYITGVHGWTVSSMSLILAAFGVGTAVWGFVVPLISDKIGRKPTAVFFGLMSALAPLAIVFVEEPGLMGAAVFVFAAGMGVGGLAMSVIPAESVRPAVAGLAVGLPVGVGEFIGGFLNPVITGAVADQYGLASALFISSGGALVATFFALFLKESAPSKVSDSTAAARQSS encoded by the coding sequence ATGTCGACACGCTCCACCATCACCCCGCCCACGGACTCCCGGAAGTCGGGCTCCACCGGTTTCTGGACCTACGAAAACAAACTCGTCACGGTGTTCTTCTTCGCCGTCGGCCTAGTCTTCTTCGACCGCTTGATCATCAACTTCCTCATGCCCTTCATCCAGGAAGACCTGGGCCTGACCAACGCCCAGGTGGGGCAGCTCGCCGGCGCCGCAGCCTTGACCTGGTCAATCGCCTCCATCGTCGGCGGGCGCATCTCCGACCGGGTCAAAAGCAAACGCTTCTACCTCGTCGCCCTCCTCGTCGCTTTCTCCGTTGTGTCGTTCACCCAAGGCTTCGTGGGCACCTTCGTGCACCTGATCATCCTGCGCCTGATGATGGGCCTGTTCGAGGGCCCCACCATTCCCGTCACGCAGTCGGTGTTGGCGATGGAGTCATCCCCGCATCGCCGCGGGTTCAACCTCGGCTTCACCATGAACACCGCCAACGGCCTGTTCGGCGGCGTGCTCGCCCCGATCGTCATCGTCGCCCTGGCCAATATCTTTGACTGGCGTACGGCTTTCTTCTTCACCATCGTCCCGGGCTTGCTCATGGCCTTCGTCATCTGGAAAGTCATGCGCGAACCCCGAGCCACCACTGTGGAAGCCGCCGAATACGGCGCCCCCGACCACGAGGGCGGCCTGCGCGAGGTCCTGCGCAACCGCAACGTGTGGCTCTCCATCGTCATGTTCTCCGGTTTTATGGTGTATCTGATCTCCCTGCAGGTCTTCGGCCCGCTCTATATCACGGGCGTCCACGGGTGGACCGTCAGTTCCATGAGCCTCATCCTCGCGGCCTTCGGCGTCGGCACCGCCGTGTGGGGCTTCGTCGTCCCGCTGATCTCCGACAAGATCGGTCGTAAGCCCACCGCCGTTTTCTTCGGCCTCATGTCTGCCCTCGCGCCGCTGGCCATAGTTTTCGTCGAGGAACCCGGACTGATGGGCGCAGCGGTCTTCGTTTTCGCGGCCGGCATGGGAGTCGGCGGTCTGGCGATGTCCGTCATCCCGGCGGAATCCGTCCGCCCGGCCGTCGCCGGCCTCGCGGTGGGGCTGCCCGTGGGCGTCGGCGAGTTCATCGGTGGCTTCCTCAACCCGGTGATCACCGGCGCCGTCGCTGACCAATACGGCCTGGCCTCCGCCCTGTTCATCTCCTCAGGCGGCGCACTGGTCGCCACCTTCTTCGCCCTGTTCCTCAAGGAATCGGCGCCGAGCAAAGTCAGCGACTCCACTGCTGCCGCCAGGCAGTCCTCGTAG
- a CDS encoding alpha/beta hydrolase, producing MTAQPLHPEIQKIVEQIPPASTTPPDPAALRAGEAEQVKPVDEREPMLGLVEDVTAVTPVGEVPVRIYADDADAQEYGLIVYFHGGAFFSGSLDTHDHVARSLAKETGAKVISVGYSLAPEAEFPVAINECFGVVRWAVEHADDLKWDHRTLALAGDSSGANFVAAVTFLAHDAEFTRITHQILYYPSVDLDFDQDRWPSLKDNAEGYGLEYNGLAPFNSFYLDNGADPADPLVSPIKRPDLSGLPAALVVTAGYDPLRDEGVAYADKLAEHGVDVTHLPYDNANHGFVVNFSWIPEFYDVFRQTAEFLKK from the coding sequence ATGACTGCCCAACCCCTGCACCCGGAAATCCAGAAGATCGTCGAGCAGATCCCGCCGGCGTCGACCACCCCGCCGGACCCGGCCGCCCTGCGTGCCGGTGAAGCCGAGCAGGTCAAGCCGGTCGACGAGCGCGAACCCATGCTCGGACTCGTCGAGGACGTCACCGCCGTCACCCCGGTCGGCGAGGTTCCGGTACGCATCTACGCGGACGACGCCGACGCCCAGGAATACGGGCTGATCGTCTACTTCCACGGCGGCGCCTTCTTCTCCGGGTCGCTGGACACCCACGACCACGTCGCCCGCTCCCTGGCCAAAGAAACCGGCGCCAAGGTCATCTCCGTGGGATACTCGCTCGCGCCCGAGGCCGAATTCCCGGTCGCCATCAATGAGTGCTTCGGGGTCGTACGCTGGGCCGTGGAGCACGCCGACGACCTGAAGTGGGACCACCGGACCCTCGCCCTGGCCGGCGACTCCTCGGGCGCCAACTTCGTCGCCGCCGTGACCTTCCTCGCCCACGACGCGGAGTTCACCCGCATCACCCACCAGATCCTCTACTATCCGTCCGTGGACCTCGACTTCGACCAGGACCGTTGGCCGTCGCTCAAGGACAATGCCGAGGGCTACGGGCTGGAGTACAACGGCCTGGCCCCGTTCAACTCCTTCTACCTGGACAACGGCGCCGACCCGGCGGACCCGCTGGTCTCCCCGATTAAGCGCCCCGACCTGTCCGGCCTCCCGGCCGCCTTGGTGGTCACCGCCGGCTACGACCCGCTGCGCGATGAAGGCGTCGCCTACGCGGACAAACTCGCCGAGCACGGCGTGGACGTCACCCACCTGCCCTACGACAACGCCAACCACGGGTTCGTGGTCAACTTCAGCTGGATTCCGGAGTTTTACGACGTGTTCCGGCAGACCGCCGAGTTCCTGAAGAAGTAA